The following are encoded together in the Pectobacterium punjabense genome:
- a CDS encoding site-specific integrase has protein sequence MLNSRTYLYQRNGVFYIRLRMKTTGRLTASLPSHNRYKLASVSLRTKDRRTAMAHSRHIKSALKAIHADNPSASYEELREHLKTIVEWELSVSRDDLNDPESYQLYVDQYDDIKSNLREAVATERLTVDQHRYINDVIGVLKACQDRLKGDSSGLLSYLEPETGSLRPSVSLSVSSEPEVPEPLVTLERVTKALTLASLIEQYEQENAQNWKPATLSENRASHSTLIEIFDYLDIQDVGKATRSDMLRVREVLQQIPKNRKQRFKDMPLSDLLNRESKTDCLDVVTINNKYLIKMAAVFKWAVRNDLIAKNLTEGLELKVPQRKASDARDAFSPEQVGQLLVAAKAYSQKTSGKPYHYYVTALAAITGARLNEVAQLQVKDVRVTEAGTVYIHINEDDSSLPGKSVKNAHSDRCVPLVDGAYGFVLADFMSLVEDRRKAKGDNAMVFDGLKLMKNGYGEQVSKWFNRTLLPKVLADRSGLAFHSFRHTVATQLKQHGVELAYAQAIMGHSSGSITYDRYAKEVEVDRLVNVMAGVYKETGVDGDTV, from the coding sequence ATGCTCAACTCAAGAACCTACCTTTATCAGCGTAATGGTGTCTTTTACATCCGTCTTAGGATGAAGACCACTGGTCGCCTGACCGCTTCGCTTCCCTCTCATAACCGTTATAAACTAGCGTCAGTATCACTACGGACTAAGGACAGACGCACCGCTATGGCTCACTCTCGGCACATCAAGTCAGCACTTAAAGCAATCCATGCAGATAACCCTAGCGCGTCCTATGAGGAGCTACGGGAGCACCTGAAGACCATTGTCGAGTGGGAACTTAGTGTCAGCCGTGATGACCTGAACGACCCTGAGTCCTATCAGCTTTATGTTGACCAGTACGATGACATTAAGTCCAACCTTCGGGAAGCTGTAGCAACTGAGCGTCTGACTGTAGACCAGCATCGCTATATCAATGACGTTATCGGTGTGCTTAAAGCCTGTCAGGATAGACTCAAGGGCGATAGCTCTGGCCTGTTGTCTTACCTTGAGCCTGAGACTGGCAGTCTAAGACCGTCCGTCTCCCTATCTGTATCATCGGAGCCTGAAGTCCCTGAACCTCTCGTGACTCTGGAACGAGTAACTAAAGCACTGACCCTCGCGTCTCTCATTGAGCAGTACGAGCAGGAGAACGCCCAGAACTGGAAGCCAGCGACCCTAAGCGAGAACCGAGCGTCACACTCTACGTTAATCGAGATATTCGACTATCTGGATATTCAGGATGTTGGCAAGGCGACCCGCTCAGATATGCTCAGGGTCCGTGAAGTCCTTCAGCAGATACCGAAGAACCGCAAGCAACGCTTTAAGGATATGCCGCTGTCTGACCTGCTGAACCGGGAGTCTAAGACTGACTGTCTGGATGTCGTAACCATCAACAATAAATATCTTATCAAGATGGCTGCTGTCTTTAAGTGGGCGGTACGCAACGACCTGATAGCTAAGAACCTGACAGAAGGTCTTGAGTTGAAGGTCCCGCAGCGTAAAGCCTCAGACGCCCGTGATGCGTTCAGTCCTGAGCAGGTAGGGCAACTACTGGTCGCCGCTAAAGCGTACTCTCAGAAGACCTCAGGTAAGCCCTACCACTATTACGTCACTGCTCTGGCGGCAATCACTGGAGCAAGACTTAATGAGGTCGCTCAGCTACAGGTCAAAGACGTCAGGGTCACTGAGGCCGGGACCGTGTATATCCATATCAACGAAGACGATAGCAGCTTACCGGGCAAGAGCGTTAAGAATGCGCATAGTGATCGCTGTGTCCCGTTGGTAGATGGTGCTTATGGTTTTGTATTGGCTGACTTTATGTCGCTTGTGGAAGACCGTAGAAAGGCTAAGGGTGATAATGCTATGGTATTCGATGGCCTCAAGCTGATGAAGAACGGCTACGGTGAGCAGGTGAGCAAATGGTTTAACCGGACGTTGCTGCCTAAAGTCCTCGCTGACCGTAGCGGCTTAGCTTTTCACTCGTTTAGACATACAGTTGCGACCCAGTTAAAACAACATGGGGTCGAGTTAGCATATGCTCAGGCGATTATGGGTCATAGCTCAGGGTCTATAACTTACGACCGTTACGCGAAAGAGGTCGAGGTAGATAGATTGGTTAATGTGATGGCGGGTGTTTATAAGGAGACTGGAGTAGATGGCGATACCGTTTAA
- a CDS encoding response regulator transcription factor: protein MRVLVVDDDSVLCHWLGSKLHSHGHSCRMVHDGAHALKAIKDEVYDVVLLDRMLPIMDGFTVLRELQGSRHPPIMLLSALDRDVDRVMGLELGAEDYLGKPFNFNELRLRLDIMARRSKRHTDNPSMLTFEDLQLDRMQRVAWRGSKRIDLTDKEIKLLIILMENPGQAITRTMLLERVWGYNFDPQTNLIDVHMSKLRAKIDKGFPRPLIKTLRAMGYALGAVDKGKTDVGSHAE, encoded by the coding sequence ATGCGTGTATTAGTGGTTGATGATGATTCTGTGCTGTGCCATTGGCTGGGGTCTAAATTACATTCCCACGGCCATTCTTGCCGAATGGTGCACGATGGCGCACACGCATTAAAAGCGATCAAGGATGAAGTTTATGATGTCGTTCTGTTGGACAGAATGCTACCCATCATGGATGGATTTACGGTATTACGTGAATTACAAGGGTCTCGTCATCCGCCTATTATGCTGCTTTCGGCTCTGGATCGTGATGTTGATCGCGTCATGGGATTAGAACTTGGTGCGGAAGATTATCTCGGTAAACCTTTTAACTTTAATGAGCTTAGATTACGTCTGGATATTATGGCGCGGCGTAGTAAACGTCATACTGATAATCCGTCAATGCTAACTTTTGAAGATCTGCAACTTGATCGTATGCAGCGTGTAGCATGGCGCGGTAGCAAACGTATCGACTTGACCGATAAAGAGATCAAGTTACTGATTATATTAATGGAAAATCCAGGCCAGGCAATTACGCGCACGATGTTGTTAGAGCGAGTATGGGGCTATAATTTTGATCCGCAGACTAACCTCATCGATGTTCATATGTCAAAGCTGCGGGCGAAAATTGATAAAGGGTTCCCTCGTCCATTAATTAAAACGTTGAGAGCAATGGGCTATGCATTAGGCGCGGTAGATAAGGGTAAAACCGATGTTGGCAGCCACGCTGAATAA
- a CDS encoding AraC family transcriptional regulator: MMTYRDAWFELALLTNGRSFPRHTHDEFVISANLSGLETVWLDGETFVATNDMVTTYNPNQLQGSDNAFDRWQCASLYVHPRAFEQYFHQTFLFSQGWNPSAQLASELKQLVTSDLDDSTRQERIILLLAGLMEGQHRMPPQGQIKEAERITRIKEGLLNDLSDIPTLDRLAQQENLSVAHLVRSFNQAVGLPPLAWLMQRRMCKARELLRQGTAISQVAGDVGFADQAHFTKAFNRYNAMTPGQFRRINF; the protein is encoded by the coding sequence ATGATGACGTACCGCGATGCCTGGTTCGAACTGGCGCTGTTAACCAACGGCCGCAGTTTTCCACGCCATACGCATGATGAGTTCGTCATCAGCGCCAACCTCAGCGGGTTGGAAACGGTCTGGCTGGATGGCGAGACTTTTGTTGCCACCAACGATATGGTGACGACCTACAATCCCAATCAGCTACAGGGTAGTGATAATGCGTTCGACCGCTGGCAGTGTGCATCGCTGTACGTTCACCCACGGGCATTCGAGCAGTATTTCCATCAAACGTTTCTATTCTCACAGGGTTGGAATCCATCGGCGCAGCTGGCGTCCGAGCTAAAACAGCTCGTCACCTCTGATTTGGACGACAGTACCCGTCAGGAGCGCATTATTCTGTTGTTGGCAGGGTTGATGGAAGGGCAACATCGAATGCCGCCCCAAGGCCAGATCAAAGAGGCTGAGCGGATCACGCGGATCAAAGAGGGGCTGCTGAACGATCTCAGTGATATCCCCACGCTCGATCGGCTCGCGCAGCAGGAAAATCTGTCGGTTGCGCATCTGGTACGTTCATTTAATCAGGCGGTCGGGCTGCCACCACTGGCGTGGCTAATGCAGCGACGTATGTGCAAAGCACGAGAACTGCTGCGGCAGGGGACAGCGATCAGTCAGGTTGCAGGCGATGTCGGGTTTGCCGATCAGGCGCATTTCACTAAAGCTTTCAATCGCTATAACGCCATGACGCCGGGACAGTTCCGCCGTATCAATTTTTGA
- a CDS encoding NCS2 family permease — protein MSNTTRQAENAARPQGALDAFFKITQRGSNTRQEVLAGLTTFLAMVYSVIVVPGMLGKAGFPPTAVFVATCLVAGLGSLLMGLWANLPMAIGCAISLTAFTAFSLVLGQQISIPVALGAIFLMGVLFTIISVTGIRSWILRNLPLGVAHGTGIGIGLFLLIIAANGVGLVVKNPIDGLPVALGNFTSFPVVMSLLGLAATIGLEKRRVPGGILLVIIVISILGLIFDPNVKYAGFFALPSLTAADGSSLIFSLDIMGALQPLVLPSVLALVMTAVFDATGTIRAVAGQANLLDKDGQIINGGKALTADSVSSIFSSLVGTSPAAVYIESAAGTAAGGKTGLTATVVGVLFLLLLFVSPLAYLVPGYATAPALMYVGLLMLGNVSKLNFDDFVDAMSGLVCAVFIVLTCNIVTGIMLGFGALVLGRIFSGEWRKLNIGTVVIAVALVVFYAGGWAL, from the coding sequence ATGTCAAACACCACCCGTCAGGCAGAGAATGCGGCGCGTCCGCAAGGCGCGCTTGATGCTTTTTTCAAAATTACACAGCGTGGCAGTAACACGCGTCAGGAAGTGTTAGCTGGTCTGACAACGTTCCTGGCTATGGTTTATTCGGTGATAGTCGTACCGGGTATGCTGGGCAAGGCAGGGTTTCCGCCAACTGCCGTGTTCGTTGCAACCTGTTTGGTTGCTGGGCTGGGATCGCTGCTGATGGGATTGTGGGCTAATCTGCCGATGGCGATTGGTTGTGCTATTTCTCTGACGGCGTTCACTGCGTTTAGTCTGGTGCTGGGGCAACAAATCAGTATTCCCGTGGCGCTGGGGGCGATCTTCCTGATGGGGGTACTGTTTACCATCATTTCCGTTACCGGCATCCGTTCCTGGATCTTGCGTAATCTGCCGCTAGGCGTGGCGCATGGTACCGGGATTGGTATTGGTCTGTTCCTACTGATTATTGCTGCCAACGGTGTGGGACTGGTAGTAAAAAACCCGATTGATGGCCTGCCTGTCGCGCTGGGTAATTTTACCTCTTTCCCTGTTGTAATGTCCCTACTGGGATTAGCTGCGACCATTGGTTTAGAGAAACGTCGCGTACCGGGCGGTATTTTGCTGGTTATCATCGTGATCTCTATTCTGGGGCTGATTTTTGATCCGAATGTAAAATATGCCGGTTTCTTCGCACTGCCGAGCCTGACGGCGGCTGACGGTTCGTCGCTGATCTTCAGTCTGGATATCATGGGCGCGTTGCAGCCTTTGGTTCTGCCGAGCGTACTGGCGTTGGTCATGACGGCGGTGTTTGATGCTACGGGGACGATTCGTGCGGTAGCCGGGCAGGCGAATCTGCTGGATAAAGACGGGCAAATCATCAACGGCGGCAAAGCGTTGACAGCAGACTCCGTGAGCAGCATTTTCTCTAGTCTGGTTGGGACGTCACCGGCGGCAGTCTACATAGAATCTGCCGCAGGTACAGCCGCTGGTGGTAAAACAGGTTTAACAGCAACGGTTGTCGGCGTGCTGTTCCTGCTGTTGCTGTTTGTGTCGCCGTTAGCGTATCTGGTTCCCGGTTATGCTACCGCTCCTGCGCTGATGTATGTTGGCCTGCTAATGCTGGGCAACGTATCCAAACTGAATTTTGATGACTTCGTAGATGCGATGTCTGGTCTGGTCTGTGCTGTATTTATCGTACTGACCTGTAACATCGTGACCGGTATCATGCTGGGTTTTGGCGCACTGGTATTAGGTCGCATCTTTTCCGGCGAATGGCGTAAACTGAACATCGGTACAGTGGTTATCGCTGTGGCTCTGGTGGTGTTCTACGCTGGCGGCTGGGCTCTGTAA
- a CDS encoding LysE family translocator, with protein sequence MLLVVFTGMLLSLSLCLDLGMVNTAIINRGLRHGARSAFYIGLGSCFGDLFYATLSVLGLAVVFNLTPVRWVLWIGGGLILIWMTISMARAAWRDYQVKRFADLSMTENAMGSTAPPARYTEFFSGVGMALASPTALLWFAAIGGTIIAQSTDGSAFMISLFLLGFFVGGVLWTFFLAALVKYGQRLLKERISFYCSLISTLLFAYFAWHVISNGYETLFLPLATAV encoded by the coding sequence ATGCTGTTAGTTGTCTTCACGGGGATGCTGCTGTCCCTGTCACTGTGTCTCGATCTGGGAATGGTCAATACCGCGATTATTAACCGTGGGTTGCGGCACGGGGCGCGTTCTGCGTTTTATATCGGACTGGGTTCCTGTTTCGGCGATCTGTTTTATGCCACGTTGTCGGTGCTGGGGCTGGCGGTGGTATTTAACCTTACGCCGGTACGCTGGGTATTATGGATTGGCGGCGGGCTGATTCTGATCTGGATGACGATCAGCATGGCGCGTGCGGCATGGCGTGACTATCAGGTTAAGCGCTTTGCTGATTTATCTATGACAGAGAATGCTATGGGTTCCACCGCGCCACCAGCCCGGTACACTGAATTTTTCAGTGGTGTCGGCATGGCATTGGCATCACCAACCGCGTTACTGTGGTTTGCGGCGATTGGCGGCACCATTATCGCGCAGTCTACTGATGGTTCTGCTTTCATGATTAGCCTGTTTCTGCTGGGCTTTTTCGTCGGAGGCGTACTGTGGACGTTCTTCCTCGCGGCGCTGGTTAAATATGGTCAGCGCCTGCTGAAAGAACGTATTTCATTCTATTGCAGTCTGATCTCTACGTTGCTATTTGCCTACTTTGCCTGGCACGTCATTTCCAATGGCTATGAGACGTTGTTCCTACCGCTAGCCACGGCTGTATGA
- a CDS encoding DUF1176 domain-containing protein yields the protein MIFSLPYRVNMFTALIAGIPALAFATTFTDSSFSHKDWEVVCDNTLTCRAAGYSSEEQYAGDEQDVPGISLLLTRHAGKNTPITADVMLAEVYQAIPKGTTLTLTIDGVDKGLLTPIKDNLWQLNEKQIPSVLQALKGSGKVAFRHNGAVSELSGAGAYAVLLKMDEKQGRIGTTDAITKKGNKSSELPAVVAPVIYAAITKQEASRTLTDVEQSVLHKKLLKTLHNDCDNLLPQDDPQAEPITFTPLTDSLSLLSTLCWRAAYNEGYAYWVIDNTMQTQPQLVTTDGTNYENGEITAVHKGRGLADCMSYESWIWDGKTFQQSSVSTTGSCRMIQLGGTWDLPSWTATVIKAEK from the coding sequence ATGATTTTTTCTCTCCCTTACCGCGTCAATATGTTCACTGCCCTCATCGCGGGTATCCCGGCTCTGGCATTTGCCACAACATTCACCGATAGTTCTTTCTCTCATAAAGACTGGGAAGTGGTCTGTGATAACACGCTGACGTGCCGAGCCGCCGGCTACTCATCCGAAGAGCAATACGCGGGGGACGAGCAAGATGTTCCTGGAATATCACTGCTTCTCACGCGTCATGCCGGGAAGAATACGCCCATAACGGCAGACGTCATGCTCGCTGAGGTATACCAAGCGATTCCTAAAGGCACCACGCTCACGCTAACCATTGATGGTGTGGATAAAGGCCTGCTCACCCCAATCAAAGACAATCTCTGGCAGCTCAATGAGAAACAAATTCCCAGCGTATTGCAGGCTCTAAAAGGAAGCGGGAAAGTCGCTTTTCGCCACAATGGTGCCGTTTCCGAACTGTCCGGGGCCGGTGCCTACGCCGTACTATTAAAAATGGATGAGAAACAAGGTCGCATCGGGACAACGGATGCCATCACCAAAAAAGGAAATAAAAGCAGTGAGTTACCTGCTGTAGTTGCCCCCGTTATCTACGCAGCAATCACTAAGCAGGAGGCATCGCGGACTCTGACGGATGTGGAACAATCCGTTCTCCATAAAAAGCTACTTAAAACGCTGCATAACGACTGCGATAACTTGCTGCCACAAGATGACCCACAAGCAGAACCCATTACGTTCACCCCACTGACTGACAGCCTGTCTCTGCTCAGTACCCTTTGCTGGCGCGCAGCCTATAACGAAGGCTATGCCTACTGGGTCATCGATAACACCATGCAAACTCAGCCGCAGCTCGTGACGACGGATGGCACAAATTACGAGAACGGTGAAATTACCGCAGTACATAAAGGACGCGGGCTCGCGGACTGCATGAGCTATGAATCCTGGATATGGGATGGAAAAACATTCCAGCAAAGCAGTGTATCAACCACAGGTTCATGCCGCATGATCCAACTCGGCGGCACCTGGGATTTACCCAGTTGGACAGCGACCGTCATTAAAGCAGAGAAATAA
- a CDS encoding Na+/H+ antiporter: protein MEIFFTILILTLVVSLSGVVTRILPFQIPLPLMQIALGAILAWPQFGLHVDFNPELFMVLFIPPLLFADGWKTPTREFLKHGREIIGLALVLVLITVVGIGYFIYWMVPGMPLIAAFALAAVLSPTDAVALSGIVGEGRIPKKLMGILQGEALMNDASGLVSLKFAVAIAMGTMVFTVSGATLEFMQVALGGLLAGVGVTWIFGKSLRVISRWSGDDAATQIVLLLLLPFASYLIAEHIGVSGILAAVAAGMTIGQSGVIRSAPLTMRMRANGVWSMLEFVFNGMVFIMLGLQLPDILETSVTQAELDPTVETWMLFTDIAIIYGALLLLRFSWLWVMKTYSTHIQKKRPMVFAEFSTRELWIASFAGVRGAITLAGVLSIPLLLTDGTAFPSRYQLVFIATGVILFSLLCGVLALPFLLRGVVVADKAAHAKEIRMARMAVAEVAIKSMHKMEERLAADREENIDEQVLKEVSARVIGNLRRRLINKDDPENGMLIEDLERRFRLTALNSERAELYHLRATQQISNETLQKMLRDLDLMEALLIENE from the coding sequence ATGGAAATATTTTTTACGATTCTTATTTTGACCCTGGTTGTCTCCCTTTCCGGGGTGGTTACCCGCATTTTACCTTTTCAAATTCCTCTGCCTTTAATGCAAATCGCGCTTGGTGCCATCCTTGCCTGGCCCCAGTTCGGTTTACATGTTGATTTCAATCCTGAGCTGTTTATGGTGCTTTTCATTCCACCGCTGTTGTTTGCCGACGGCTGGAAAACGCCCACGCGTGAGTTCCTGAAGCACGGTCGGGAAATTATTGGCCTGGCACTGGTACTGGTGCTGATTACCGTAGTGGGCATCGGCTATTTCATCTACTGGATGGTGCCGGGCATGCCGCTGATCGCGGCTTTCGCGTTGGCTGCGGTGTTGTCGCCAACGGACGCCGTCGCGCTGTCTGGCATTGTTGGAGAAGGCCGCATTCCGAAAAAGCTAATGGGCATTTTGCAGGGCGAAGCGTTGATGAACGATGCGTCAGGCCTGGTGTCGTTGAAGTTTGCCGTCGCGATTGCGATGGGCACCATGGTGTTTACGGTGTCCGGTGCGACGCTGGAATTTATGCAGGTAGCGCTAGGTGGGTTGCTGGCGGGCGTCGGCGTGACCTGGATATTCGGTAAATCGCTGCGCGTTATTAGCCGCTGGAGCGGTGATGATGCAGCAACGCAGATTGTGTTGCTGTTGCTGCTGCCTTTTGCGTCATATCTGATTGCAGAACACATCGGCGTGTCGGGTATCCTGGCGGCAGTCGCGGCGGGGATGACTATCGGCCAGTCTGGTGTGATCCGTAGTGCACCGCTAACGATGCGGATGCGTGCTAATGGCGTGTGGTCGATGCTGGAGTTTGTGTTCAACGGCATGGTGTTCATTATGCTGGGCCTGCAATTGCCGGACATTCTGGAAACCTCGGTTACGCAGGCGGAGCTGGACCCAACGGTTGAAACCTGGATGCTATTTACCGATATTGCAATCATCTATGGCGCCTTGCTGCTGCTACGTTTCAGCTGGCTGTGGGTGATGAAAACATACAGTACGCATATCCAGAAAAAGCGTCCGATGGTCTTCGCCGAATTTTCCACACGCGAGCTGTGGATCGCGTCTTTTGCCGGCGTTCGAGGCGCGATTACGCTCGCGGGTGTGCTGTCTATTCCGCTGTTGCTGACGGATGGCACGGCATTTCCGTCACGCTACCAGTTGGTGTTTATCGCCACGGGTGTCATTTTGTTTTCTCTGCTCTGTGGCGTATTGGCGTTACCGTTTCTGCTGCGTGGTGTTGTGGTGGCGGACAAAGCAGCGCATGCCAAAGAAATCCGCATGGCGCGTATGGCTGTGGCGGAAGTGGCGATCAAAAGCATGCACAAAATGGAGGAACGTCTGGCAGCCGATCGAGAGGAAAATATCGATGAGCAAGTGCTGAAAGAAGTCAGCGCACGTGTCATCGGTAATCTACGTCGACGGCTAATTAATAAAGACGATCCTGAAAACGGTATGCTGATTGAGGATCTGGAGCGGCGTTTTCGCCTCACTGCGCTAAATTCCGAGCGTGCGGAGCTGTATCACCTGCGAGCCACGCAGCAGATCAGCAATGAAACATTGCAAAAAATGCTGCGCGATCTCGATCTGATGGAAGCGCTTTTGATCGAAAATGAGTAA
- the lysS gene encoding lysine--tRNA ligase, whose protein sequence is MAESQSQGADQAQDLNNELKTRREKLVTLRENGIAFPNDFRRDSTSDRLHAEFDTKENEELEELGIEVTVAGRMMTRRIMGKASFVTLQDVGGRIQLYVARDDLAEGIYNEQFKKWDLGDILGARGKLFKTKTGELSIHCTELRLLTKALRPLPDKFHGLADQETRYRQRYLDLIANDESRNTFRIRSNVMAAIRRFMVDNGFMEVETPMMQVIPGGASARPFITHHNALDIDMYLRIAPELYLKRLVVGGFERVFEINRNFRNEGVSPRHNPEFTMMELYMAYADYKDLIVLTENLFRTLTQDVLGSTTVVYGDQTFDFGKPFEKLTMREAICKYRPETNVADLDDLEKATAIAQSLGIKIEKSWGLGRIVTEIFEETAESSLIQPTFITEYPAEVSPLARRNDQNPEITDRFEFFIGGREIGNGFSELNDAEDQAERFAQQVNAKDAGDDEAMFYDEDYVTALEHGLPPTAGLGIGIDRMVMLFTNSHTIRDVILFPAMRPQK, encoded by the coding sequence ATGGCTGAATCACAATCACAGGGTGCCGATCAGGCGCAAGATCTGAATAATGAATTAAAAACGCGTCGTGAAAAGCTGGTGACGCTGCGTGAAAACGGGATTGCATTCCCGAATGATTTCCGCCGTGACAGCACCTCCGATCGTCTGCATGCTGAGTTCGATACCAAAGAGAACGAAGAACTGGAAGAACTGGGCATCGAAGTAACCGTTGCAGGCCGTATGATGACTCGCCGCATCATGGGTAAAGCCTCTTTCGTGACCTTGCAGGACGTCGGTGGTCGTATCCAACTGTATGTTGCTCGCGACGATCTGGCGGAAGGCATCTATAACGAGCAGTTCAAAAAATGGGATCTGGGCGATATCCTGGGTGCGCGTGGCAAGCTGTTCAAAACCAAAACGGGTGAACTGTCTATCCACTGTACTGAACTGCGTCTGCTGACCAAAGCGCTGCGTCCGCTGCCGGATAAATTCCACGGTCTGGCCGATCAGGAAACCCGCTACCGTCAGCGCTATTTGGATCTGATCGCTAACGACGAATCTCGCAACACCTTCCGCATCCGTTCCAACGTGATGGCGGCTATCCGTCGCTTCATGGTGGATAACGGCTTTATGGAAGTGGAAACGCCGATGATGCAGGTGATCCCCGGCGGCGCATCTGCCCGTCCGTTCATCACCCACCACAACGCACTGGACATCGACATGTACCTGCGTATCGCGCCGGAACTGTATCTGAAGCGTCTGGTTGTTGGTGGCTTTGAGCGCGTGTTCGAGATCAACCGTAACTTCCGTAACGAAGGCGTTTCCCCACGTCACAACCCTGAATTCACCATGATGGAGCTTTATATGGCGTATGCCGATTATAAAGATCTGATTGTGTTGACGGAAAATCTGTTCCGTACGTTGACGCAGGACGTGTTGGGCTCAACGACGGTGGTATACGGCGATCAGACATTCGACTTCGGTAAGCCGTTTGAGAAACTGACGATGCGCGAAGCGATCTGCAAATACCGTCCTGAAACCAACGTTGCCGATCTGGACGATCTGGAGAAAGCGACCGCGATCGCCCAGTCTCTGGGCATCAAGATCGAGAAAAGCTGGGGTCTGGGCCGCATCGTGACCGAGATCTTCGAAGAAACGGCAGAAAGCAGCCTGATTCAGCCGACTTTCATCACCGAATATCCAGCTGAAGTGTCGCCGCTGGCACGTCGTAACGATCAGAACCCGGAAATTACCGATCGCTTTGAATTCTTCATCGGCGGTCGTGAAATTGGCAACGGCTTCTCCGAGCTGAATGATGCCGAAGATCAGGCTGAGCGTTTTGCGCAGCAGGTCAACGCGAAAGATGCCGGTGATGACGAAGCGATGTTCTACGACGAAGACTATGTGACGGCGCTGGAGCACGGACTGCCGCCAACCGCGGGTCTGGGTATTGGTATCGACCGTATGGTGATGTTGTTCACGAACAGCCACACCATCCGCGACGTGATCCTGTTCCCGGCGATGCGCCCGCAGAAGTAA
- the lpxP gene encoding kdo(2)-lipid IV(A) palmitoleoyltransferase: MKIKQTFTRALLHPRYWATWFGLGVLFLLVQLPYPLLMKLGSSAGRLSRVFLKRRVSIARRNLELCFPTISDDEREAMIDSNFASLGMALVETGMAWFWSDRRVRQWFDVSGLEHLRHATDKGQGVMVIGIHFMSLELGGRAMGLCRPMMAMYRPHNNKAMEMVQTWGRSRSNKAMIDRKDLRGMVQALKRGEAVWFAPDQDYGPKGSVFAPFFAVKNAATTSGTFTISRLAKPAMMTTVLIRKPNALGYQLVIQPELQDYPYHDEQAAACYMNKVIEKEIMRAPEQYLWLHRRFKTRPAGEISLYA; the protein is encoded by the coding sequence ATGAAAATTAAGCAAACATTTACCAGGGCATTACTCCACCCGCGCTATTGGGCGACTTGGTTCGGTCTGGGCGTGCTGTTTTTATTAGTTCAGCTCCCTTACCCGCTGTTGATGAAACTCGGGAGCAGCGCAGGTCGTTTATCCCGCGTCTTCCTTAAGCGTCGGGTGTCGATTGCCCGGCGTAATCTTGAGTTGTGCTTCCCTACAATCTCCGACGATGAGCGAGAAGCTATGATCGATAGCAACTTTGCGTCGCTTGGCATGGCATTGGTCGAAACCGGTATGGCCTGGTTCTGGTCCGATCGTCGTGTGCGCCAATGGTTTGATGTCTCGGGGCTTGAGCATTTGCGGCACGCTACGGATAAAGGACAGGGCGTGATGGTGATTGGTATTCACTTTATGTCGCTGGAACTGGGCGGCAGGGCGATGGGGTTGTGTCGGCCAATGATGGCGATGTACCGCCCGCACAATAATAAAGCGATGGAAATGGTGCAAACCTGGGGACGTTCTCGTTCAAACAAGGCGATGATTGACCGTAAAGATCTGCGCGGTATGGTGCAGGCGCTAAAGCGTGGTGAAGCGGTGTGGTTCGCGCCCGACCAAGATTACGGTCCTAAAGGCAGCGTCTTTGCCCCATTCTTTGCCGTGAAAAACGCGGCTACCACTAGCGGCACATTCACCATCAGTCGCCTGGCAAAACCTGCAATGATGACGACGGTGCTGATTCGTAAACCGAATGCTTTGGGTTACCAACTGGTGATTCAGCCGGAATTACAGGATTATCCTTATCACGATGAACAGGCTGCGGCGTGTTACATGAATAAGGTGATTGAGAAAGAAATCATGCGTGCGCCTGAACAGTATCTTTGGCTGCATCGCCGCTTTAAAACGCGTCCCGCAGGGGAAATATCACTTTACGCCTGA
- a CDS encoding YybH family protein gives MEPHPIREIIEACDKAISERNFDALMNYYAEDAALVIKPGMVARGKGDIRKAFIAIADYFKNQLVVEQGNMQVIEGGGDALVIMETVLHYPDDQGNSVTTTRRATYVFKKDADGRWLCTIDNSYGTTLLD, from the coding sequence ATGGAACCACATCCGATACGCGAAATCATTGAAGCCTGTGATAAAGCAATATCTGAACGAAATTTTGATGCCTTGATGAATTATTATGCCGAGGATGCCGCACTTGTTATCAAGCCAGGAATGGTTGCAAGAGGGAAAGGTGATATAAGAAAAGCGTTTATCGCTATTGCCGATTACTTTAAAAATCAACTTGTTGTTGAACAAGGAAATATGCAGGTCATCGAAGGTGGTGGAGACGCTTTAGTGATTATGGAAACGGTGCTTCATTACCCAGACGATCAGGGGAATAGTGTCACCACAACCCGACGAGCGACCTACGTGTTCAAGAAAGACGCTGATGGACGCTGGCTTTGCACAATTGATAACTCCTATGGAACAACACTTCTTGACTGA